Proteins from one Agelaius phoeniceus isolate bAgePho1 chromosome 10, bAgePho1.hap1, whole genome shotgun sequence genomic window:
- the IL1RAP gene encoding interleukin-1 receptor accessory protein isoform X3, whose protein sequence is MKMVSVLLVSLWLSMVALSRGSERCDDWGVDTMKQIQIYDGEPAKIKCPLFETFLKYNYSTAHSAGLTLIWYRIAQDRDLEEPINYRLPDNHISKDKDTLWFWPALLNDTGNYTCMLRNTTYCSKVAFPLEVVPKDQHSCVSQSIKPTEEMFYLEHANQKITCPDIDGFYPASVTPTVKWYLNCNSVDGFYERYPQGPRLVIGIVRSAYKGNYTCIVTFKDHGRTYNLTRTIKMKVVGSPNKALPPQFSSPNEKVVYELEAGDDLILPCEVFFTFLKDSRTEVWWTIDGRNTDDITDPKIKVTQSEIIRDFEDKTLVRTLTVAKATAEELKRNYTCHARNAKGEERSQAVVRMKVVAPKYTVELACGLGATILLVVVLIVIYHVYWLEMVLFYRAHFGTDETILDGKEYDVYVSYARNAEEEEFVLLTLRGVLENEFGYKLCIFDRDSLPGGIVTDETLSFIQKSRRLLVVLSPNYVLQGTQALLELKAGLENMASKGNIKVILVQYKAIKKSKVKELKQAKAALNVIKWKGEKSKFPKGRFWKQLQVEMPVKKISRSLSLDGLMHIPEKCLAQSENKPKHISKIPKLGQGVGRSSGFFP, encoded by the exons AGCGCTGCGATGACTGGGGTGTGGACACCATGAAGCAGATCCAGATCTATGATGGGGAACCTGCCAAGATCAAATGCCCACTTTTTGAGACCTTCTTGAAGTACAACTACAGCACAGCCCATTCTGCTGGCCTAACCCTGATCTGGTACCGGATCGCGCAGGACCGGGATCTGGAGGAGCCCATCAATTATCGTCTCCCTGACAATCACATCAGTAAGGATAAAGACACCCTTTGGTTCTGGCCTGCTCTTCTCAATGACACTGGGAATTACACCTGCATGCTCAG GAACACAACCTACTGCAGCAAAGTTGCTTTTCCCTTGGAGGTTGTTCCAAAAGACCAGCACTCTTGTGTGAGCCAGTCCATAAAACCCACTGAGGAGATGTTCTACTTGGAGCATGCCAATCAGAAGATCACATGTCCAGATATTGATGGGTTTTACCCTGCCAGTGTGACACCAACTGTCAAGTGGTACCTG AACTGCAACTCGGTGGATGGCTTCTATGAGCGATATCCCCAGGGGCCCAGGCTTGTCATTGGCATTGTCCGCAGTGCCTATAAAGGGAATTACACTTGCATTGTGACATTCAAGGACCACGGAAGAACTTATAATCTCACCAGAACCATAAAGATGAAGGTGGTGG GATCTCCAAACAAGGCCTTGCCACCACAGTTCAGCTCTCCAAATGAGAAAGTTGTGTACGAACTGGAAGCAG GTGATGACCTTATCCTGCCCTGTGAGGTTTTCTTCACATTCCTGAAGGATTCCCGGACTGAGGTGTGGTGGACCATAGACGGGAGAAACACAGATGACATCACAGACCCCAAGATAAAAGTCACACAAAG TGAAATTATCAGAGATTTTGAAGACAAAACTCTGGTGAGGACTCTAACAGTGGCAAAAGCCACGGCGGAGGAGCTGAAGCGGAATTACACTTGCCACGCCAGGAACGCCAAGGGCGAGGAGCGCAGCCAGGCCGTGGTGCGCATGAAAG TTGTAGCACCCAAGTACACTGTGGAGCTGGCCTGTGGCCTGGGGGCCACCATCCTGCTCGTTGTGGTGCTCATAGTCATCTATCACGTGTATTGGCTTGAAATGGTCCTCTTCTATCGGGCTCATTTTGGAACGGATGAAACTATTCTAG ATGGGAAGGAGTACGACGTGTACGTGTCCTACGCGCGCAACgctgaggaggaggagtttGTGCTGCTGACGCTGCGTGGAGTCCTGGAGAACGAGTTCGGGTACAAGCTGTGTATCTTCGACAGAGACAGCCTCCCTGGGGGAA TTGTCACAGATGAAACCCTGAGCTTCATCCAGAAAAGTCGACGTCTGCTTGTTGTCCTGAGCCCCAACTACGTCTTGCAGGGGAcacaggccctgctggagctcaaGGCTGGCCTAGAGAATATGGCCTCCAAGGGCAACATCAAAGTCATTCTAGTGCAGTACAAAGCCATCAAGAAGAGCAAAGTGAAGGAGCTGAAGCAGGCCAAGGCAGCCTTGAATGTCATTAAATGGAAAGGAGAGAAATCCAAGTTCCCAAAGGGCAGGTTCTGGAAGCAGCTGCAGGTGGAAATGCCAGTGAAAAAAATTAGCAGGAGTTTAAGCCTTGATGGGTTGATGCATATCCCTGAAAAATGTTTGGCACaatcagaaaacaaaccaaaacacatcTCAAAAATCCCCAAGTTAGGCCAGGGAGTGGGGAGGAGCTCAGGGTTTTTTCCATGA